The Polypterus senegalus isolate Bchr_013 chromosome 1, ASM1683550v1, whole genome shotgun sequence genome includes a window with the following:
- the LOC120525752 gene encoding achaete-scute homolog 3-like gives METDNYGLCTLTPVPLAGVNLSQPAPSSSSGILQAFERPVNYMDEFSTFPVHGQRTEHHYPYTECLYGDCYENAFFYPVSAPNFGHYDSQHEPAFIRKRNERERQRVKFVNEGYEKLRQHLPQEYAQKRLSKVETLRAAIKHIKHLQACLRVESTAASSMGAERADRTEAVMHGSGHRL, from the coding sequence atggaaacGGACAATTACGGCCTTTGCACCCTGACACCCGTTCCTCTTGCCGGCGTCAATCTTTCCCAGCCGGCACCGTCCAGTTCTTCTGGCATTTTGCAAGCTTTTGAGAGGCCGGTGAACTACATGGACGAGTTTTCCACGTTCCCCGTCCACGGCCAGCGCACAGAGCATCATTACCCCTACACAGAGTGCCTGTACGGCGACTGCTACGAAAACGCGTTTTTCTATCCGGTGTCTGCTCCGAATTTTGGCCATTACGACTCCCAGCACGAACCGGCGTTCATCCGCAAAAGAAACGAAAGGGAGAGACAGAGAGTCAAGTTCGTGAACGAAGGCTACGAGAAACTCCGGCAGCACCTGCCCCAGGAGTACGCGCAGAAGAGACTCAGCAAAGTTGAAACACTGCGGGCCGCCATAAAGCACATCAAACATCTGCAGGCCTGCCTGCGCGTCGAAAGCACGGCTGCGTCCAGTATGGGAGCAGAGAGAGCCGATCGTACTGAGGCTGTGATGCACGGAAGTGGACACAGGTTGTGA